In Arthrobacter alpinus, a single window of DNA contains:
- a CDS encoding beta-galactosidase, whose protein sequence is MPHVTVHLPEPPTNGQLRMGAAGITANSQHLSRDGAAWFPVMGEYHYSRQKPRQWRTGLERMKQGGITVVSTYVFWHHHEERQGIFRWSGNRNLRAFVELCAELGLDAVVRIGPWAHGEARNGGFPDWLQALPLNHRSNDPRYLEQVRPFFAQISRQLSGLFHGTGGPIVALQVENELYDRSGHILSLKEMAQDLGMDAPLWTATAWGGAQLPAGEVLPLYGGYPEAFWEDAHPGWARGNRKHYFFSHIRDDHSIGADLRPTTAVGAGTSGVPAPFATCELGGGMPSAYHRRPIIPAADVSALALAKIGSGSTWQGYYMFHGASQGLGELSSLQESQATGYPNDLPVMSYDFQAPLGEHGQLRESYHRLRMQHFFLAEAGPALARMPMTLPAAVPSSLDDSETLRWSVRSDGQAGFIFVNNHQPSSDALGAKSGVQFDLTLADGGQLTVPRQPATIAGGAHFVWPFNFPMGEEATLLHTTTELLTTLPVGGTTCFVFSRTEGVEPEFDIAISANDGGFRQRLQLAVPPGAGPLELSVSDSVSILLVDGPTAMRLWKGEFAGAERIILADSLLVTGGTLQLDVTAPRQEIGVYPPVEHVIALPDRLGATVNKLEDSGPFSMFSVEVEAGMLSTSMSVQTLQGASGPAPLRIGGTQNRAGAPLEMDYAHAAHFHLDFTAEQLPASVQNLLRIRWTGDAARALLDGQLLSDNYWNGLAWDIDLTEHRDELLRHGLTIQAFPFNPAAPIYVEESIRPGQATLEISDVRILHQGSIHLTLP, encoded by the coding sequence ATGCCCCACGTCACCGTCCACCTGCCAGAACCGCCAACGAACGGGCAGCTCCGCATGGGCGCCGCCGGAATCACCGCCAACAGCCAGCACCTTAGCCGGGACGGTGCCGCATGGTTCCCAGTCATGGGTGAATACCACTACAGTCGCCAGAAGCCCCGCCAGTGGCGGACCGGGCTTGAACGCATGAAGCAGGGCGGCATCACAGTCGTTTCAACCTACGTCTTCTGGCATCATCACGAGGAACGCCAAGGCATCTTCCGCTGGTCCGGAAACCGCAATCTCCGAGCGTTTGTTGAGCTCTGCGCCGAACTTGGCCTGGACGCCGTCGTGCGCATTGGACCGTGGGCCCATGGAGAGGCGCGCAATGGAGGCTTCCCGGACTGGCTCCAGGCGCTGCCCCTCAACCACCGCAGCAACGATCCCCGCTATCTGGAGCAGGTGCGGCCCTTCTTTGCCCAGATTTCGCGCCAGCTCAGCGGCCTGTTCCACGGCACCGGCGGCCCCATTGTGGCCCTGCAGGTGGAGAATGAGCTGTATGACCGATCCGGGCACATCCTTTCGCTGAAGGAAATGGCCCAGGACCTTGGCATGGACGCACCCCTATGGACCGCGACCGCTTGGGGCGGCGCACAACTGCCAGCCGGTGAGGTGCTGCCGCTCTACGGCGGCTACCCCGAGGCATTCTGGGAAGACGCCCACCCCGGATGGGCACGCGGCAACCGAAAGCACTATTTCTTCAGCCACATCCGCGACGACCACTCCATAGGGGCGGACCTGCGCCCCACAACTGCGGTCGGGGCGGGAACATCCGGAGTCCCGGCGCCCTTTGCGACCTGCGAACTGGGCGGTGGCATGCCGTCGGCCTATCACCGCAGGCCGATCATTCCTGCAGCAGATGTTTCCGCACTGGCCCTGGCCAAGATCGGCAGCGGCTCCACATGGCAGGGCTACTACATGTTCCACGGCGCCTCCCAAGGCCTGGGCGAGCTTTCCTCGTTGCAGGAGTCCCAAGCCACCGGCTACCCCAACGACCTGCCCGTCATGAGCTATGACTTTCAGGCACCGCTGGGTGAGCACGGCCAGCTCAGGGAGTCCTACCATCGGCTGAGGATGCAGCATTTTTTCCTGGCCGAAGCAGGTCCGGCGTTGGCACGGATGCCCATGACGCTTCCGGCCGCGGTCCCATCAAGCCTTGACGACTCTGAAACGCTCCGCTGGTCCGTGCGCAGCGACGGCCAGGCCGGATTCATCTTCGTCAACAACCACCAGCCCTCCAGCGATGCGCTGGGGGCAAAGAGTGGTGTTCAATTCGACCTCACGCTGGCCGACGGCGGGCAGCTCACTGTCCCGCGGCAACCGGCCACCATTGCCGGAGGCGCGCATTTCGTGTGGCCGTTCAATTTTCCGATGGGCGAGGAAGCAACTCTGTTGCACACCACCACGGAACTGTTGACGACCCTGCCTGTTGGGGGCACAACGTGCTTTGTGTTTTCCCGGACCGAGGGCGTGGAGCCTGAGTTTGATATTGCCATTTCCGCGAACGACGGCGGATTCCGCCAAAGGCTGCAGCTGGCAGTTCCGCCGGGTGCCGGGCCTCTCGAGCTGTCCGTCAGCGATAGCGTGTCCATCTTGCTCGTCGACGGGCCCACTGCCATGCGCCTGTGGAAAGGAGAGTTCGCTGGAGCGGAAAGAATCATCTTGGCTGATTCACTGCTGGTGACCGGCGGGACCCTGCAGCTGGACGTCACGGCGCCCCGGCAGGAGATCGGCGTCTATCCTCCCGTGGAGCACGTGATCGCATTGCCTGATCGGTTGGGAGCCACCGTCAATAAATTGGAGGACAGCGGGCCGTTCAGCATGTTTTCGGTGGAAGTTGAGGCCGGCATGCTCTCAACATCCATGTCGGTGCAGACGCTACAAGGCGCTTCCGGCCCGGCTCCCCTGCGCATCGGAGGAACCCAGAACCGGGCTGGGGCACCGTTGGAGATGGACTACGCCCACGCGGCCCACTTTCATCTTGACTTCACGGCAGAACAACTGCCGGCAAGCGTGCAAAACCTGCTGCGAATCAGGTGGACGGGAGACGCGGCAAGGGCCTTGCTGGATGGACAGCTGCTCTCCGACAACTACTGGAACGGCCTGGCCTGGGACATCGACCTCACGGAACACCGGGACGAACTGCTGCGCCACGGGTTGACCATTCAGGCGTTCCCCTTCAACCCTGCCGCACCAATCTACGTCGAGGAATCCATCAGGCCCGGGCAGGCAACCCTTGAAATCTCAGATGTACGCATCCTGCATCAAGGCTCCATCCACCTGACTCTCCCCTAG
- a CDS encoding amino acid permease: MQSEQQLSKTLKPRHLSMIAIAGVIGAGLFVGSGAAIQQAGPGILVAYAAAGLVVILVMRMLGEMAAAHPETGSFSTYADKALGRWAGFSIGWLYAWFWIIVLGVEATAGAAIMHRWVPGVDQWQWALILMVLLTLTNVASVKSYGEFEFWFASVKVAAIIVFLLLGIVAILGFLPGVDAPGLSNLTGNGGFFPSGPGAVLAGVLVVVFSFFGAEIATIAAGESENPVDAVKKAVKSTVWRILVFYIGSVAIVVTLLPWNDASVAKSPYVAVIELFGIPGAGTIMDVVVLTSVLSCLNSGLYTASRMLFSLSTRGDAPKSWRKISKRGVPVSAVLASTVVGFVTVGLNYLSPDKVFLFMVNTSGAIALFVWLVIALSQLILRRRMGAEAKDLALKMWLFPYLTWLSIVAITALLIGMVIVPQTREALLLSVGLAAVVVAIGVFRYRNKGANPAASDELGDELLEDVEVRP; this comes from the coding sequence ATGCAGTCAGAGCAGCAATTGTCGAAGACCCTCAAACCCCGCCACCTGTCCATGATTGCCATTGCCGGAGTAATCGGCGCCGGACTCTTTGTAGGATCCGGCGCTGCTATCCAGCAGGCCGGTCCCGGCATTTTGGTTGCGTATGCGGCGGCCGGCCTTGTGGTGATCTTGGTGATGCGGATGCTGGGCGAAATGGCAGCCGCGCATCCTGAAACCGGGTCCTTCTCCACCTACGCGGACAAGGCTCTTGGGCGGTGGGCCGGATTCAGCATCGGATGGCTGTACGCCTGGTTCTGGATCATTGTCCTCGGTGTTGAAGCCACGGCCGGAGCGGCCATCATGCACCGTTGGGTGCCAGGCGTCGACCAGTGGCAATGGGCATTGATCCTGATGGTGCTCCTCACATTGACTAATGTGGCCTCCGTAAAGTCTTACGGTGAATTTGAATTTTGGTTCGCCTCCGTCAAGGTCGCCGCGATCATCGTTTTCCTCCTACTGGGCATTGTTGCGATCCTCGGATTCTTGCCGGGCGTGGACGCTCCCGGCCTTTCAAATCTCACAGGCAACGGCGGATTCTTCCCGAGCGGTCCGGGAGCCGTGCTGGCAGGTGTCCTGGTAGTGGTGTTCTCCTTCTTTGGTGCTGAGATTGCCACGATCGCGGCCGGTGAGTCCGAGAACCCCGTAGACGCTGTGAAGAAGGCCGTGAAATCCACAGTGTGGCGCATCCTTGTGTTCTACATTGGCTCCGTCGCCATTGTTGTGACCCTGCTGCCGTGGAATGATGCCTCGGTGGCCAAGAGCCCCTACGTCGCCGTGATTGAGCTGTTCGGAATCCCCGGCGCCGGCACCATCATGGACGTTGTGGTCCTGACCTCCGTGCTCTCCTGCCTGAATTCTGGCCTGTACACGGCCAGCCGCATGCTGTTTTCCCTGTCCACACGCGGCGATGCCCCCAAGTCTTGGCGCAAGATCTCCAAGCGCGGCGTCCCGGTGAGTGCCGTCCTGGCCTCCACCGTGGTGGGTTTCGTGACCGTGGGCCTGAACTACCTGTCACCGGACAAGGTATTCCTGTTCATGGTCAACACCTCCGGCGCCATCGCGTTGTTCGTCTGGCTGGTGATTGCGCTTTCCCAACTGATCTTGCGACGCCGGATGGGCGCCGAGGCGAAGGATCTCGCCTTGAAGATGTGGCTCTTCCCGTACCTGACCTGGCTTTCCATCGTGGCTATCACGGCCTTGCTCATCGGCATGGTGATTGTTCCCCAAACCCGGGAGGCATTGCTGTTGTCGGTGGGGCTGGCGGCCGTGGTCGTGGCCATCGGTGTGTTCCGCTACCGCAACAAGGGTGCCAACCCGGCTGCCTCCGACGAGCTGGGGGATGAACTCCTCGAGGACGTTGAAGTCCGCCCCTGA
- a CDS encoding NAD(P)/FAD-dependent oxidoreductase encodes MVSAKAPEHVVVVGAGIIGLSTAWYLQEHGIQVTVVDRGEVASGSSWGNAGWLTPALTLPLSEPAVLHYGLKAMIDPASPLYIPLSTDPSLLKFLLGFTRNCTPAKWRRAMGIFAEIGRTGIDAFDELAAGTPTVAEATHLADPFLAGFSTLQAREALIREFHVIRETGGQVDFNIITGDQIRDLEPTLGAGVVAGIEIRNQRFINPPAFMHSLADTVVARGATLVTAFTVFDVRDTGEGVDVIGSEGRLIKADAVVLATGAWLGTLARKFGVKRVVQAGRGYSFTVVPEAMPTRPIYFPAQRVACTPLGDRLRVAGMMEFRSADAALDPRRIKAIVDAASPMFTGINWEDRAEEWVGSRPCTTDGFPLVGATASPRVHVAGGHGMWGIALGPLTGKMVAAGLAGTSGPAIARHFNPLR; translated from the coding sequence GTGGTCAGTGCAAAGGCGCCTGAACATGTGGTTGTGGTTGGTGCGGGAATTATTGGTTTGTCCACGGCCTGGTATTTGCAGGAGCACGGTATCCAGGTCACGGTGGTTGATCGTGGCGAGGTGGCGTCAGGATCTTCCTGGGGCAACGCCGGCTGGCTCACCCCGGCGCTGACGCTGCCCTTGAGCGAGCCGGCTGTTCTGCACTACGGACTCAAGGCCATGATTGACCCCGCATCGCCGCTGTATATTCCGCTGTCCACCGATCCATCACTGCTGAAGTTTCTGTTGGGATTTACGCGTAATTGCACGCCAGCCAAATGGCGTAGGGCGATGGGCATTTTTGCCGAGATCGGCCGGACCGGGATCGACGCTTTCGACGAACTTGCTGCGGGCACCCCGACCGTTGCCGAGGCCACTCACCTGGCCGATCCCTTCCTGGCCGGGTTTTCCACCTTGCAGGCCCGCGAGGCCCTGATTCGGGAATTCCACGTTATCCGCGAAACGGGCGGCCAGGTGGACTTCAACATCATCACGGGGGATCAGATCCGGGATCTTGAGCCCACTCTTGGCGCAGGCGTTGTTGCCGGAATTGAAATCCGCAACCAACGTTTCATCAACCCGCCTGCCTTCATGCACTCACTCGCAGACACAGTGGTTGCCAGGGGGGCAACCCTGGTCACGGCCTTCACTGTTTTTGACGTCCGGGACACGGGGGAGGGCGTGGATGTGATTGGTTCGGAAGGGCGCTTGATCAAGGCCGACGCCGTAGTCCTTGCCACGGGCGCGTGGTTGGGGACGCTGGCGCGCAAGTTCGGCGTCAAACGCGTGGTTCAGGCCGGGCGCGGCTACAGTTTCACGGTGGTTCCCGAGGCCATGCCCACCCGCCCCATCTATTTTCCGGCCCAGCGTGTGGCCTGCACTCCCCTGGGGGACAGGCTGCGGGTGGCCGGCATGATGGAGTTCCGCAGTGCCGATGCGGCCCTGGACCCGCGCCGCATCAAGGCCATTGTGGATGCTGCCTCGCCCATGTTTACGGGCATCAATTGGGAAGACCGTGCCGAGGAGTGGGTGGGGTCGCGTCCCTGCACCACCGATGGTTTCCCGTTGGTGGGGGCCACCGCGTCCCCGCGTGTCCATGTGGCGGGAGGTCACGGCATGTGGGGGATTGCGCTGGGTCCGCTGACCGGCAAGATGGTCGCGGCGGGGCTGGCCGGCACTTCCGGGCCGGCCATCGCGCGCCACTTCAACCCTCTGCGCTAA